The DNA segment CCAGGGCCGGCCGGGCAATGTCCAACAACAGCCCGCAGGCGAACAGCACCAGCGCATTGAGCAGGTTCGAGACGGCAATGAAATAGCGCGCCGACCGCTCGCCGTAGACATTGGGCCAGACCGGCACCCCGCCCCGGCGGTAATCCTCGGCGTATTTGATGGAAAGGGTGACGATGTGGGAGGGGATCCACAGCAGAATGGAGAGCACGAAGAGGATGCCCACCACATCCACCCGGCCGGTGGCCAGGACGCGGCCGGCCAGCGCCGGCATGCCCCCCGAAATGCCCCCGAAGATGATGGACAAGGGGGAGCGCCGCTTCAGCCACAGGGTGTACACCCCCAGGTCGAAGACAAAGCCCATGGCGATGACCACGCCGGCCTGCCAGCGCAGGGCGAAGGCAAGCGCCAGGCCGGCCAGCGCAAGCACCGCCCCATAGACCGCCGCGGCGCGGGCACCGATCACCCCGCGCACCAACGGGCGCGTCCGGGTGCGCTCCATGACGGCGTCAATATCGCGATCCAGCACCATGTTGAGCGCGGTACAGCCGCTGATGCTCAACAGCAGGGCCGCGCTGAACAGCAGGACATGGGCGTGCGGGGCATGCCCCCCCATGGACACGATGTAGGCGCAGATTCCCGTGGCATACAGCAGTAGGGTTTGCTTGCTCTTAATGAGCGCCCAATAGCCGGCCAGCCGTCCGCCAAGGCTCGGCACCGGCCGCACAGCCACGCCGGCGGGCTCAGGTGTGATGGGCGGAAGCGGACTGCTCGACATCTGGCACCATGCCTCCTGATGGGTGAGAGTGTATCCATGCGAGGACCTGCCGGCGTTCCGGGATGCCAGCCGGCCCCGGCTGTTCGATGGAGAACGAGGCGGTCACATTGGCGAAATACGCCGCCTCCTGATAACCGCATCCCTCATACAGCCGGACAAGAAAGGCGGCGGCGAAGACATCGCCGGCGCCGGTAGGGTCCAGCTCCTGCGCCGGCCGAGGCTCCGCATGAAACGCCTTTCCCTCAGCGAAAACCGTCGCGCCGCGCGGCCCTTGGGTCAGCACCACCACCGGCACGTGCCGGCGCAGATACGCCAGCGTCTCGTCGTCGCCGGCCAGCTCTTCCTCGCTCAGGGTCACGACGCG comes from the Anaerolineae bacterium genome and includes:
- a CDS encoding protoheme IX farnesyltransferase, with the translated sequence MSSSPLPPITPEPAGVAVRPVPSLGGRLAGYWALIKSKQTLLLYATGICAYIVSMGGHAPHAHVLLFSAALLLSISGCTALNMVLDRDIDAVMERTRTRPLVRGVIGARAAAVYGAVLALAGLALAFALRWQAGVVIAMGFVFDLGVYTLWLKRRSPLSIIFGGISGGMPALAGRVLATGRVDVVGILFVLSILLWIPSHIVTLSIKYAEDYRRGGVPVWPNVYGERSARYFIAVSNLLNALVLFACGLLLDIARPAL